CAGGTCCAGTAGAGCGCCAGGACTCCGTCATCGTTGTTGATTAGCCAGAACTTGCCCTGCAAGTCCTTGTACGGCGGGGCACCGACGGCAGGAAGCAGTGACAGCGGCACGCTGATTGGCTGGCCGAACGGACCGGTCTTGTTCGGGCGGGTGAACGCATAGGTCGCGATTCCGGCACCACTGAGCGCAACGGCTGCACTGCCGACGAGCGCATTGCGCAGGAACACACGTCGCGAGAATCGCCGCGTGTGTTCCGGTCGTGCAGGGCGATCTCCTCCAACCCGGATCGTCGTGCCCGGTTGCGGTGGTGAGGGTAGCCCGGATGATTGCAGCACGATCTGGCGCTCTGTTCCAGGCAACCAGGAGGATGGTCTCACTCGCGCATCGACTGCGCTGACGATGATATCGAGGAGATCGCGAGCTCCGATCGGATGATCCTCAATCAGGGCGAGAAACTCATCCTGGTAGTGCTCGCGCCAGGCGCGGGGGAAGAGCTTGATGAGCTTTGCGGTGCGTGGATGCTGCCGGGTCATGTGTTTGCCAATCGCTGTAGACCTGCCTGCGCCAGCTGCTCGACGCTGCTGAGGTGCTCGCGGAGCGCGGTTGCGCCGCTGGCGGTGAGTCGGTACGGGCGACGTCGATCGCTGCTCGGCAGCGCCTCGATCCAGCCGCGCGTTTCCAGCCGCGCCAGCGCGCCGTAGAGCGTGCCCGGTCCGACTCGTGTGCTGGCGATTTCCTCAACATCCTGCATGATCGCGTAGCCGTGCTTCTCACCACCAGCCAGGCTGATCAGGATTAGCAAGGCCGGCTCGGTGAATCGCCCGAGTCCTCCCAGCGCATCGCTCACGCCATTTCCTTCGCACTATATCGCCGCGCGCTATATCGGCTCACGTTATAGTAATCGCGAGCAGGCTTTCTGTCAACTGTGGACACTGACGGAATGACAAGGCCAACTGCGATCTCTACGCAGTCGGCCTTGTCATGTTGACCAATGGCTACGGCAACTGCACATCAATCTCCCACGGGCCGTCCAGGAATTCCCCGGTCTGTGATGAACTGAGCGTCAACATTGGAGTTGCAGGGTCGATACCGGCAAAGATCGCGCCGTGCTCCCCGGCGCCCAATGTTCCGTCTTCGCTCTTGCGTAAACTGGTTGCACCCATCACCGGGATAAAGACGTTGCCGTCTGTGTCAGTGGCGGTCATCAGGTGGCCCATTGGCGAGCCGAACATGCGGGTCGCTGACTCTACTGGTTCGGTATTTTCGACTAATGCGGTTAACTCTCCAGTAGCCTCATCAATTGTGACCTGTGTGACTTCAAGCCTCTCACCATGCAATATCAGCGGCTCGGACGACCAATCGCCAAACGGATCGTTGATAACGATCAATGCCGTTTCTGGCACGCCGCTCGAGAATGGGCCGAAGGAGACTGTTGCTGACAGGTCAGATTCCTTGGGCGGCGGGAATGTCGCGACGAAAGTGTTCGACCCATTCGATTGGATCGATCCGCCATCTCCATCGAGTTGCTCAATCTGGGTAGCAACAATGGTTGAGCCGTCTTCGAGATTCAATCGAACCTCATTCGTAGCACGATCAGTTGCGCCGGTCCGCTCACTGGCAATGGTGAAGTTCACGAATAGCCCTGCATCGCTGTTGGTGACACGGTCGACGGTGATGGTCAGCCCCTGGCTGGCAACGCTCTTGCCGAGGGCAATGCTGGTCGTCGACTTCATGGCGCTAAACAGTTCCGGTTGTAGTGGGAACTCCCAGGGGCCGTCAACGACGACCGGCCCGCCTTCGTCCAGCGCGAACGGCAGATTAGCGAACGTCACTGTGGCACCCTGCGCCGGGTCGGTGACTGGGCCAAGGGTGAGTGTCATGGTGAGCGAGGTCTCGCCGGTCTGGTGCGGCTTCATCTGGATGTTCAGCCCGGAGGTTTGCGGCTCGATCCCATCAAGCTTGAGTTGATTGCCGGGGAAGATCGGCCCAAGGACGTCCGGTACGTGCGACTCAACCGCCTCGTCCGGCAGCGTCACTGTGAAAGTCAGTTCGGTCTGAATCTGAGTGGCATCGACGTTGTCGAGTCTGATCGTGACGCCGTCTGATTCGCGCACGATGCCGGCGGCTGACGATGCGGACTGATCCCCCGTCTCATCGCCGCGGCCCTGCTCGATGGCCCAGATGGCGACGATCAGGCAGATGGCTGCAACGCCGATCAGGAGCCATCGCCGACGCTGCGGTTGTTCGGCGGATTGCATGGCGCAGCCCTTCTCTCTGGCTGCGCGGAGGGAGGCGGCGGGATGAGCGCGGCGCAGCATAGCGATGAACACGAAGCATGTTCTGCGTCTCTGCTTGATGCAAGGCTACGCCCCCCCGAAATATGTCAAATCAGGCGTGGCTCGATGGTTCGGTTGCTGGCGGAAGCATTTGAGTCGAGGTGGAGACCAGGCAGGTTGCGGAGC
This window of the Thermomicrobiales bacterium genome carries:
- a CDS encoding ubiquinol-cytochrome c reductase iron-sulfur subunit translates to MTRQHPRTAKLIKLFPRAWREHYQDEFLALIEDHPIGARDLLDIIVSAVDARVRPSSWLPGTERQIVLQSSGLPSPPQPGTTIRVGGDRPARPEHTRRFSRRVFLRNALVGSAAVALSGAGIATYAFTRPNKTGPFGQPISVPLSLLPAVGAPPYKDLQGKFWLINNDDGVLALYWTCPHLGCTVPWSDEEGRFHCPCHHSVYDRHGVRIEGPAPRPMDIMPIQLDTSGTLTINTGDIRQRADYDPSQSLKL
- a CDS encoding PadR family transcriptional regulator, yielding MSDALGGLGRFTEPALLILISLAGGEKHGYAIMQDVEEIASTRVGPGTLYGALARLETRGWIEALPSSDRRRPYRLTASGATALREHLSSVEQLAQAGLQRLANT